A single region of the Gasterosteus aculeatus chromosome 1, fGasAcu3.hap1.1, whole genome shotgun sequence genome encodes:
- the LOC144388217 gene encoding uncharacterized protein LOC144388217 translates to MGGVKVPCLIDTGSMVSTVTESFFQKHFEPWGQERLKACSWLQLRAANGLSIPYLGYLELDVELCGKLVSLCGILVVKDPPGNASLQAPGVLGMNVIQKCYQELFVQHGLSLFNLPSVTQAPQPVTQALQEYHQVTTQTSQELSGKAKVREQHLQRLDVVLARLKQERLKAKLSKCTFFQPEVRYLGHIISANGVATDPSKIEAVAKWQPPQTVSELRSFLGFASYYRRFVEGFATLAAPLHRLIAELGGTKSRRVQRSPQLSPEHWKEELKDCFETLKTKLTNAPVLAYADFSLPFILEVDASYGGLGAVLSQEQNGKVRPIAYASRGLKPTERNMANYSSMKLEFLALKWAMTEKFREYLLGHRCIVYTDNNPLSHLATAKLGATEQRWAAQLASFDFEIKYRSGRSNRNADALSRQHPPGPLDMTAMLPGTPLPEPLRQVLKVNKTVVTQATVTVLPERTPDDIHNLQQAGHSGSPEEPRLPIDFLLARVQDPVSGGVHEWIQEHQARLQIAFDGARECMKTAAERRKTAHDQHLRGEPLKEGLLPSPPFQPLGHGPRLKPLLNNYTIDLTWIPLCQVHQCPLF, encoded by the exons ATGGGAGGAGTCAAGGTGCCATGTTTGATTGACACCGGCTCTATGGTTTCTACTGTTACAGAAAGcttctttcaaaaacattttgaaccttGGGGTCAGGAGCGGCTCAAAGCCTGTAGCTGGTTACAGCTAAGGGCAGCTAATGGTTTGAGCATCCCATACCTGGGTTATTTGGAGCTCGATGTTGAGTTGTGCGGTAAACTAGTTTCACTGTGTGGTATCTTGGTGGTAAAAGACCCCCCTGGTAATGCTTCTCTTCAGGCCCCTGGTGTGTTGGGAATGAACGTGATCCAGAAATGTTATCAAGAGCTCTTTGTGCAGCACGGTTTGTCCCTGTTTAATCTGCCCTCTGTCACGCAGGCCCCACAACCTGTCACGCAGGCATTACAGGAGTACCATCAGGTGACCACGCAGACCTCCCAGGAGCTGTCTGGGAAGGCAAAGGTCAGAG AGCAGCATCTTCAGCGACTTGACGTGGTACTAGCCCGTCTGAAACAGGAGAGACTCAAGGCCAAGCTCTCCAAATGCACCTTTTTTCAGCCAGAGGTGCGgtatctcggccacattataTCGGCCAACGGTGTCGCCACGGACCCATCCAAAATAGAGGCCGTGGCAAAGTGGCAGCCTCCCCAGACGGTCTCTGAGCTTCGGTCTTTCCTGGGTTTCGCAAGCTACTATCGCCGCTTCGTGGAGGGCTTTGCAACGCTGGCAGCCCCCCTCCACCGACTGATTGCTGAGCTTGGAGGCACAAAGTCTAGACGGGTCCAGCGGTCCCCACAGCTGAGCCCTGAGCACTGGAAAGAGGAGCTTAAAGACTGTTTTGAGACACTTAAGACCAAGCTCACTAATGCCCCTGTGCTTGCTTACGCAGACTTTTCACTGCCCTTCATCCTCGAGGTTGACGCCAGTTATGGTGGGTTGGGTGCAGTGTTATCACAAGAGCAAAACGGCAAGGTGAGGCCCATAGCTTATGCCAGCCGCGGACTGAAGCCCACCGAGCGTAATATGGCAAACTATAGTTCCATGAAGCTGGAGTTTTTAGCCCTAAAGTGGGCTATGACCGAAAAGTTCCGAGAGTATCTGTTGGGCCACCGCTGCATAGTCTACACGGACAATAATCCACTCAGTCATTTGGCGACTGCTAAGCTTGGCGCCACGGAACAGCGCTGGGCAGCTCAGTTGGCCTCTTTCGACTTCGAGATCAAGTACCGTTCCGGCAGAAGCAACCGAAATGCGGATGCTTTGTCCCGTCAGCATCCGCCTGGCCCATTAGATATGACGGCCATGCTCCCTGGCACACCACTCCCGGAACCACTCCGGCAGGTCCTAAAAGTGAATAAAACGGTCGTGACACAAGcaactgtgactgttttacctGAGAGAACCCCTGACGACATCCACAACCTGCAGCAGGCTGGTCATTCGGGAAGTCCAGAG GAGCCCAGACTCCCCATCGATTTCCTGTTGGCCAGAGTCCAGGACCCTGTCAGTGGAGGTGTTCATGAATGGATCCAAGAGCATCAGGCCCGGTTGCAGATTGCGTTTGATGGTGCAAGAGAATGCATGAAGACTGCAGCGGAGCGCAGAAAGACGGCGCATGATCAGCACCTCAGAGGTGAACCACTGAAAGAAG GACTGCTCCCTTCCCCACCTTTCCAGCCACTCGGGCACGGGCCGAGACTGAAACCGCTCCTCAACAACTACACCATCGACCTAACATGGATCCCACTGTGCCAGGTCCATCAGTGCCCCCTGTTCTGA